Within Dictyostelium discoideum AX4 chromosome 4 chromosome, whole genome shotgun sequence, the genomic segment ttgatgttttatgaaatttcatcaaataataaagattttaccaaaaaaataatctttattaaaatataaattttttattattattatttatatctcTGCAAACTAGATTCTGACAAATGGGGTATGAATCCACCATTTAGTGCATTTAATtagataattaaaaaaaaaaaaggtatagTTTCGAACActaaacatttatttatttatttacattaatTTCTCTGTTTTTACAATTAggttgctattattattattattattattattattattattattattattattattattattattattattattattattattattattattattattattattattattattattattattattattattattattattattattattattattattattattattattattattattattattattattattattattattattattgtttttattttgattatcaaattccttttttaatttctttaaaaatgttaattgATGTTTTTGAGGATTTTCTAatcttttataatatttataataatagtttctGGTATCTTTGTTGTGGAATGAGATATCGAATATTGACATTAGGAAATCCATAATATGTAAATGACCATGTTTAATTGCAACAAGCATTGCTTTTCTTAAATTACCATAAGAAATTAAACCTGTACCAGTTTCAGGCTTctctaataaaattttataatgattaaaataaagatGCTTGAAAATATCAATATGTCCATATCTAGCAGcttcaattacaattttttgaatttctgAATTAAAGTATtctatattctttttttcttttttattatttttgtcgTTGTTAAAGATATTATTGTTTTCTTCATAATATTCATCATCTGTAATATCTGAATCAACTTctctttcattattattattattatattcaaaatcaacatccataaataaatcatcaatttcaattttcatttgttgtttgaataaaatattttgaattaatttctcTAAAGATATTGTATCATTATTTGCACCGATTTGTAAAGGtgattctttaaattgaaaatcaaaagtACATCTTTTCAAACAACTATTTAATTCTTCTTGtttgttttcatttttaataatggttaaatcaattgattttctaAAATCAACAATCCAATCTAGTAatcttattttttgataattctttttaaatattttaatatctgAGGGAttatattgaattaattttctaGAGTTTATAATGGTttctttaaaagaaaattcaataattgattttataccAGGTAATAGAATTGATTCAAAGGTATCTTCATCACAGTCGATTTCCATAGATTCATGAGTCcaacaatttaaaatctctgaattaattttataaatatctgGCTTTGAAAGGATATAAGTGATGAGATTAATTAATCTAATCTTTGATTGAACCAAAccatcataatttttttgagtattattaaaatcatcaattgTTAGAGTTTTAAATTGAACCAATGGTTTTATATCtgtaaataatgaaaataggTATTCATAACGTTGAAATAGTTCCAAAGTTTTAAATCTAtgaaagtaataatattcaCCAGCTGCTAAccataaatgaaaatgaattttaaagttttgaTAACAATAATCTAACATTTTCGTTGATCtaatatatttttgaatATAAAATGATTCAAAGGGTGTTGATTTTTGTGGTGGTCTAAGTGAAAAGTCTACATAGTTTCTAAGATTTTTAACTACCAATCTAACCAATTCCAAATCATCAGTACCAATTactaaatataataaaatatgagAATACATTTTAAATGCacctttattatttgtatatagAATTGAGTCGTCAATACATTCacaaattttattgataaaattaatttgtctTTTTTTATCATCTCTACAATATTTAAAGAGTAATCTACTATTCttccaattgaaatttttaaaaatattttttggtgttttaaaaattgccAATTCTTtccaataatgataataaccaaattttaaagattcttCCAATAGATTATAggatttcattttctttataaaatttgGTGGTTGGATTATATCTactaattttacaaattttttaatttcaatttcttcattaGCTtcagcatcatcatcatcttcattacttgaataatttataaatgaatctaataaactataattaaaacaattactaATGATTGATCTTTCAACTCCACTAACTATCTTTagatattgaattattaattctctAATTGATTGATACTTTTCATAATGTGGACAATCtcttaaaagtttttttaaggttaattttaaatcttgttTTGTGAAATGAGttgatattaattgatttaatgattgaatattattaacaattgaataatcattttcatctggTGAATAATTTGGTTCAAATAATAGAACCAATCTtgtcattattaataaatcttttaactTGATATGAACCCAATAAAATTCATTACCAAATCTTTTTGTAAGTTCAAAATCTTGATGCATTCTAATTAATTCAACTACTCTAGAATAAATTGAACTTCTAAGTTCAACATCTTGTAAATTACATGTCAATAGTTTTTGAtcaacaaaatataaaattattttaaaggtTTTTCTAATTGATTTACATGTATATTTCTCTAAGATTATTGTATGATAAACTAAAGTTGTTGGTTCTGTTTTGAATCtgttaattaataattttataccttttaaaaaggaattttcaattaaaagtcTTAACGTTTCTCTGCCATTATAATAACTAAAAGGTgataaacaaattgaatGAAGTGCATGtaaattcttttcaattataatatattcaCCTAAAATTTCCAATGACattatatttcttttataatttgtaaaaagAGTTTGAAAGAATTCAGTTGTACAATATTGATTGGTACCATTGATAACTTTAATTATATCCTTGAAAATCGGTGATACCCATCTAAaatgtttttcaatttccaTTTTAATTCTAGTtttcttttcaaaataatttttataatgtgTTTGTTGATTGTATTGATATTCACCACCAACCAATATGAAttcatttggttttttagttttatcaattaacaTTTTAATATGACCATTATCTAACATCCATTTAATATGATTCATTTCATTATATCTAAAATATTGTTTTCCAAATCCATAATCATTAATATTgccattattaaaatttttaaaaatttctgaaaataattttgaattcctaaaaattttccaaaataatttttcactATTATCAGTTGTATCATAACAATATTGAtcataataacaataatcattttgtaataataaagtttccATTGGTTCTGTTgttgatagtaataatgttGGAATTaatgttggtgatgttgatggtgatggttgTAATTGGGGTGATACTAAAGTTAATGATTGTGCTTGTAAATTTGGTGATATTGATGGTGACCaggatgttgatgatgttaattgaggttttaaatttggagatgttggtgatgatgatgatgatgatgatgatgatgatgatgatgatgataatgatgataatgatgatgataatgatgataatgatggtgatgatgttaaAGATTGAggttttaaatttggtgataTTGAATCTGatgttgatattgattttaaatttggtggtGCTGAAGTTGAAGATGGTTGttgtgaatttaattttgaagatgataaCGATGATGGTGGAGGTATTTGAAAAGattctttttgtttaaaattttcaactattgttttaattgatttaaataattcagatttatttttagatttagtTGAAGTTAAACCAAATGATTTTGCAACTTTAACAATTTCATCTCTACCCTTTAATTCCAAttgatataaatttaaattgatagctatttgttgttgagttgGTGGTATAGTATGTTGATGTAAATAATGATCAGATTTTTGTTCCtgttgtggtggtaatggttccaatttcaatttttcatcaattaCCATTCTCGAGAGTCTTTTAGTTTTTTCAAGAAATTTTGGTAAATTCAATTTCGATGGTAGtggtttatattttaaaatttcatcaattttttCCATTGCTAATGAATcgattttctttaaatttctaTCAGCTTTTTCGATACCATTCAATATAATCAATTGTTCATAGAGTTGATTTCTATCTATGAAATCTTTCCTATAGAGAATTGccaatttattatattgattATCAATTTGTTGAGATAATGgtatttccttttttaattttgcaTCTGGTTGTTGAGGTTTTGGTAAAGGGATTGAACTAATTGGAAATTGTTTATCAAGTTCGGTTGGTTCTggttcaaatgaaatttgcttttgaattaattcattggtatattgtttttgtaatattatttgctcttcaaataataattgttgctgtttttgaattaatcTTAAATAACTCTTCTTTGCTTCTTTACTTATCAATGACATATAATATGACATTTGAGTTTTTGATAAtgttattttctttttattacaatCATCATGTCTTggatccattttttttaataataaaatttttcatattttcaatttcctttttagttttttatctttttttttgtcttttttttttttttatctattttttattttttttttttattttttatttttttttattcgtTTTTCGGTTTtgaaaagataaaaaaaaaaaaaaataaaaaaataaaaataaaaataaaaaataaaaatgaaaaaaaaaaaagcttttatatgaaaatcattttaaaacaaaagaaaaagatattttatggttaggaaaataaaaaaaaaaaaaaaaaagatttttccTGGTCTAAATTTAGCGGCCCCGATGTGTCCCACGCTTCTTGAAAGTGGGgtaaaataaatagtatGATTTCTCTGGATATTTTGAactgaattttttttttttttttttttttaattttaaatttttttttttttttttacaatgaATCTTAttacattattaatttttattttttttaatttttttatttttttatttttttttttacaatatatctaatttttgatattatttttaattgtttctcTGACTCTCATTAAAGTTTTACCTAATTGATTTCTACCTgaaccatcaccaccatcaccccAATAACTATCATTTCCAGTATGTTCGACAAGTGTGGCGTCACCTGTTtctaataaaactaaaataatttacaataagttagttttatatttttttaaaaaaaaaaaaaaatttaaaaaaaaaaaaaaaaaacaaaattcatACTTTTTTGAATATCTTTATGTTGAGAGAATTTTGCTAAACAAATTTCATACATGAGTTCATCTTTAACACCTTCCCAATCTTTTCTCAATGGACGTTTACGATCTCTacctaaattattaaaaaaaaaaggaaaaaaaaaaaaaaaaaaaaaaaaaaaaaaattaaattaatactacacagaaaaaagataatatcatttttgaagaaaagaaaaaaaaaaaaaaaaaatatctaccCATTTTAGCACTATCACCAGGGGTTTTGGTGTTTAAAACATCATTAAAATGTTGTGTGCCTTCGAATTTCATAGCCTGAAAAATGTGTTCTGATGTTTTTgccactaataataataataacaatgaaattttatattaaaaaatattcattttttttttaattcatataTAATAGATACTAACAaacattattataaaaaacagTATGACGAgagaaatttgaaaatgggCCATATGGAATCTCGTTTGGTCTATAAAAGTTTATAACATGTTCATCGTCtgacattttattattattttgtttattttctttatggattgattaaattgaaatgaaaaaaaaaaaaaaaaaaaaaaaaaaaatttgtttaaaataaaaaaaaaaaagggaatttaaaaggaaaaaaaaataaaaaaaaaataaataaaaaataaaataaattaatttatttttcaaagaaatcaaaaaaattaaagaaaatgactatttttatttttatttttatttttatttttatttttatttttattttttaatattcgTTATTCGTATTTGTAAAGGCAGATTGTTTATTacttaaataattataacatTTTGAATAGGTTTTCCTATCTTTTCCCTCTAATTTACTACGAACTAATTCAATTAACATTCCATCTGTAtcataacaataattatcTAAATTAAAACCTAATTCAACtgatactttttttaaaacattataattcacattattatttatattattatttttatcattattattattattattattattattattattattattattattattattattattattattattattattattattattattattattattgttattattattattattattatcattattattattattattattttccaatttttgaggtgattgttgttgttgatttttattaatatgatTAGTATCAAAAGCTTTCATTCTATCTTTCATTTCTTGcatttttgtaaaaatgaatttatgttctaaattatctttttcttcttttgttaaatttaaaccagccaaatttaatttctttgagATAACTTTAAAAATACCATCTATACTAAAGTTAAATCTTTTATAGAAATCAACCATATGATTCTCAATAAATTCTCTAATAAAAACTTGTTCTAAAATTTGTTGAGTTGAAAATCTTGATTCTGGATtcttatttaataatttaaataataatgaacttAATTCTTCATTGGGactgaattttattttttaaaaaataatatcagaatgtattaatattaaaaataaaaataatattaaaatagttGAAAAAAACACACTTACTGATTAACTGGTTTAAATATAGTAGATTCAGTTTGAATGTTTCTCATTACAGTTTCTTTTCTACCATCAAATGGTAATGATAAGGTCATTAATTCATATAATACGACGCCTAAAGACCAAATATCCGTTTTGTTAGTGTATGGTTTTTTATTACATATTTCGTAGGAAACATATTGTGGAGTACCAGCAGTTGTATTTGCGTATAGATCAGTTTCAGAcattaattttgaaacacCAAAATCTGCAATCTTTAATAACGGTATTGAATcattactactaccactaccactaccactaccactaccactatcaCTACTTGATAAAACTATATTCTTTGGTTTTATATCCCTGTGAATTATATTTTGTGaatgaatataatttaatgcAATAACTAATTGACAAAAGTAATgcataatttcaaaatctgaAAATGGTTTACCActtcttttttgattttcaattttttgaaataaatctCCATTCTCTGCAAATTCCATTATAATTACATAATTACCATTCTCAAAGAATGAATCATTCAATTTAACCACATTAACATGATCCATCACTGTTAAAATTTTACCTTCTTCTAATACTTTTTCAATATTCTCTTGATTATTTACttgtattgattttttacaaaatacTTGACCACTTTCTTTGTGggtaactattattattttaattttgattttttaaaattaatttaaaatactagggagaaaaaaaaaaaaaaaaaaaaaatagtttctAAACACACAAACCTTTAAATGTATTTCCATATGATCCTGATCCAATTTGACTTTTTATTAGGTACTTATCTGCTGGAgagttcttttttttaatcattgttttttttttttttttttttcaaaaacaaaaaagccaaaaaaaaaaagcgaaaaatctttttaaccaaaaaaaaaaaaaataaaaaaacaattcaatttGGCGAACTCGATTACTGagagaaaacaaaaaaaaaagaaaactgttttatttatttttatatttatttattttttgatatttatatttatataattttatcaacaccaatttttgaatttaaaatttctaatcTATCCTTaaatctttcttttcttattttgtaattttgaGTAAaactatatatattaaaaaaaaaaatatatatatatatttattaataacttttaaaataaaaaataaaaaataaaaaaattaaaaattaaattataattaccttttctttactttatttctataaaaagaaatatgattttttaataaattttcagtGGAGAAATTTGGATCAGTGCTATTTTGTTGTCTAATTAAAGCATCAAAATCACTGGTACTATGAATTGGTTTTTGTTCtggtttaaaatttaattcttcagGTTTTTTTGGTGGTAAATTCACAATTTCGTTggtatcatcatcatcatcatcatcattgttGTCGTCACTTGTGTGATGCTGGTTAGGTTCATAAACTaagattttcaataatttatataatgaaGTTTTTGagattttatcattataattcttttggatttcatttttatttaattttgaatcatcattttcaccaccaccactaccaataccactaccattaccaccaggtgaaattgaattattaataacaaagGTAGTAGTTGAGGCACCATCATTTTCAACCATTTCAACAGTTTGcaattttgatgatgatgatgatgatgatgatgatgatgatgatgatgatgatgatgatgatgatgatgatgatgatgatgatgatgatgatgatgatgatgatgatgatgatgataaggAAGGAGAATATTCCGATTTATAAAGTTTCCTTAAATccaaattttgatttaaaatttttaaatgagtTTTGCCAACAAAAACTGCTGGAGAAGTAATGGTGGTCCTAGTGAAATTCGTATTGGAGTTGGAGATTGGATTTGTTGAAACtacaatttcatcatctaaACATTCATCAGTAAATAATGACGTTGGTGTtacattttgatttaaaaatccaTTGGTTGTTGCTGTTTGTATTGAggtttgatttgatttaatattacttAATTTTCCATTGTTTCTATCTGGTgaagaaaaattattattattattattattattattattattattattattattattattattattattattactactattaaaaccagtatttaaattattattattgttattaataatattgttttgAATATTTCTCATGTGTTGAAAATAACTGTTGGAAGTTGCAGATTTTAAAGGGGAATCGAAATGACttggtgattttaaaaattgtgtATGAAATTGGTTTTGTTGGTTATGGCTGTGATGGTAATTGTTATTGATTTGTACATTATGGTAATTattttgtggtggtggtgttggtggttgATTTATTCTTACATTTGAGTTGATTCTATTATTATGtgtgaaattattattttgttgtggttgtggttgatgTTGAGGTTGATGTTGAGGTTGATGTTGGGGTTGAGGTTGGGGTTGATGTTGAGGTTGATTTTGAGGTTGAGGTTGGGGTTGATGTTGAGGTTGGTGgtagttgtggtggttggATATAAATTCATTTGTTTCAACTAAAGTTCCTGGTATAATTGGAGAATGGAAAGCATTATAAAATGGTTCATCATATAAATGGGTTGGTGAAATTATgttttggtggtggtgatggtggtggttgttattgttatgatgatgatgagaaTTAatatggtgatggtggttaTTACTATGGTGATTGGGAGTGAGAATACCTAAATATGTCGGTGAATTTTGAAtactaatattatcaataatattacGAGTTGGTGTACTATGTATACTTTTTGTGTTATTGCTACCAAATTGTTTGAATGCTCTTTGTGGACTTTCcaacaataaaaatgattctGAAATTTCAGAAAAATGATcattcatcatttttatttattttgttattattttaaactttattactattttttattttttttttatttgttatttaatattaaaagatataattgttttatgaatttatttttatttactttaattattattgttattatttttttttttatatacaaatgttattaaataatatttattaaaaagagatgaattgaaattattattatttttttttttttat encodes:
- a CDS encoding NEK family protein kinase, which produces MIKKKNSPADKYLIKSQIGSGSYGNTFKVTHKESGQVFCKKSIQVNNQENIEKVLEEGKILTVMDHVNVVKLNDSFFENGNYVIIMEFAENGDLFQKIENQKRSGKPFSDFEIMHYFCQLVIALNYIHSQNIIHRDIKPKNIVLSSSDSGSGSGSGSGSSNDSIPLLKIADFGVSKLMSETDLYANTTAGTPQYVSYEICNKKPYTNKTDIWSLGVVLYELMTLSLPFDGRKETVMRNIQTESTIFKPVNHPNEELSSLLFKLLNKNPESRFSTQQILEQVFIREFIENHMVDFYKRFNFSIDGIFKVISKKLNLAGLNLTKEEKDNLEHKFIFTKMQEMKDRMKAFDTNHINKNQQQQSPQKLENNNNNNNDNNNNNNNNNNNNNNNNNNNNNNNNNNNNNNNNNNNNNNDKNNNINNNVNYNVLKKVSVELGFNLDNYCYDTDGMLIELVRSKLEGKDRKTYSKCYNYLSNKQSAFTNTNNEY